The following are encoded in a window of Brevibacillus ruminantium genomic DNA:
- a CDS encoding NUDIX domain-containing protein: MGMSLYYQELREKYGSGLLFMPAVAGIIRNESGQILLGRKHREELWGLIAGAIEIGETPAQAVCREVWEETGLQVEPKKIIGVFGGKGHRFTYQNGHQVEYLTIVFACGILGGELHPMNEEMGELRYFDESALPPMAIAYPKEIFLQLYADHVIFE; the protein is encoded by the coding sequence ATGGGGATGTCTTTGTACTATCAGGAATTGAGAGAGAAATACGGTTCTGGCTTGCTGTTCATGCCAGCCGTAGCAGGAATCATCCGAAATGAAAGCGGGCAAATCCTTTTGGGAAGAAAGCATCGCGAGGAGCTTTGGGGGCTTATTGCCGGAGCGATTGAGATCGGGGAAACCCCGGCACAGGCTGTGTGCAGAGAGGTCTGGGAAGAAACGGGGCTGCAGGTCGAGCCGAAGAAAATCATCGGCGTGTTTGGCGGTAAAGGACACCGATTTACCTATCAAAATGGTCATCAGGTGGAGTATCTGACCATTGTCTTTGCTTGCGGAATCCTGGGGGGAGAGCTTCACCCGATGAATGAGGAGATGGGGGAGCTCCGCTATTTTGACGAGTCCGCTCTCCCGCCGATGGCTATCGCCTATCCGAAGGAGATATTTTTGCAGTTATATGCTGATCACGTGATTTTTGAGTAA
- a CDS encoding metallophosphoesterase family protein → MRLAVLSDTHGNAAALEAVMRDLQNQSPDAIVFLGDMVMRGPQPRECIQMVKSLQPHAIIRGNYDDLFTRFPEPGWSPSSEKEELVLRAFEYDCQHISAEDQAWLGNLPTELSLLVDEVPTEMYHAGPDSLYKVVYPWATLEELDTLHRREETRLVLYGHVHHSHVRQGNGRLVVNCGSIGLPFDGDNRASYAIVDIQKQDMAAQIRRVSYDIEKAISIAKDLFMPDVEAFEYALRTARYPYGLKLSTS, encoded by the coding sequence ATGAGACTAGCTGTTCTTTCTGATACACATGGCAACGCTGCTGCTCTGGAGGCAGTCATGCGTGATCTGCAAAATCAAAGTCCAGATGCTATCGTCTTTCTTGGAGATATGGTGATGCGCGGGCCTCAGCCCCGAGAGTGCATACAAATGGTTAAATCACTGCAGCCGCATGCGATCATCCGGGGGAATTACGACGATCTGTTTACCCGCTTTCCCGAGCCGGGTTGGTCGCCCAGCTCGGAAAAAGAAGAGCTTGTTCTGCGTGCCTTTGAGTACGATTGCCAACATATCTCGGCGGAAGATCAGGCGTGGTTGGGCAACCTTCCCACGGAGCTTTCGCTCTTGGTCGATGAGGTTCCGACAGAAATGTATCATGCCGGTCCAGATTCCCTGTACAAGGTGGTCTATCCCTGGGCAACGCTGGAGGAGCTTGACACCTTGCACAGACGGGAGGAGACAAGGCTGGTCCTGTATGGACATGTCCATCACTCTCATGTCCGACAAGGAAACGGACGTCTTGTCGTGAATTGTGGCAGCATCGGGCTGCCATTCGATGGGGATAACCGGGCCAGCTATGCCATCGTGGACATACAAAAACAGGATATGGCCGCGCAAATCAGAAGGGTGAGCTATGATATCGAGAAGGCCATTTCGATCGCCAAGGATCTGTTCATGCCGGATGTGGAAGCCTTTGAATACGCGCTCCGCACAGCTCGCTATCCATATGGGCTGAAGCTTTCGACAAGCTAA
- a CDS encoding PrpR N-terminal domain-containing protein — MTRILVVAPYQGMCDVFLEMKEEVPSDVELDVQEGDLYKGLALAKSLEDKGYDVIISRGATARLLRSHCNMPVVEVKISGYDILRTLTLVKGYTGKIGLMSYMNTIHGADAIGTLLDMNLTFFPIDKEEEIENGLISALEQGVQVIIGDVISTSIATRLGLQAILITSGKEAVMESIMEAIHMAYYTRREKEARKRMEAVIQCFPEGIVAVDEKGRVIAFNQLAEELFRVKKEFALDKPVGQLHPLLSLDHVLKTGESASEEVVSLNSEKVLLSKQPLLVEERAEGGIAIISTASRIQRAESRIRQSITGYEQRATMHFNQLVAGSAKMQDTLKIATQASQTDLPVLIYGEPGTGKQSFAQAIHNAGARKDFPFVFINCEAYSEEQLSLELFGSEGGRVKRGVFELAHGGTLFIDAVGKMPLSVQAMVFNVLQEKKVSRLNSTSPISLDVRIICANAWNLKSCIEEGEFREDLFHLINGFSFAIPPLRERKEDIVDLVRWFIASFNSRSGKQIVGMRPEALAIFERADWHGNIQELKSTVEKLCLTATGPFITKAEVEQVVSELGRAEAASMPIYGGIDISGKTLEEIERDIIWRVLEEEGQNQSEAARRLGINRSTLWRKIKQTPNQ, encoded by the coding sequence TTGACACGAATCCTGGTTGTCGCCCCGTATCAGGGGATGTGCGATGTTTTTCTTGAAATGAAAGAGGAAGTGCCAAGTGATGTCGAACTGGATGTGCAAGAAGGCGACTTGTACAAAGGGTTGGCATTGGCGAAAAGCTTGGAAGACAAAGGGTATGATGTGATTATCAGCAGGGGAGCTACCGCCAGGCTGCTGAGAAGTCATTGCAATATGCCGGTCGTGGAAGTGAAGATTTCTGGCTACGATATTTTGCGGACCTTGACGCTGGTGAAGGGATACACAGGCAAAATCGGGTTGATGAGCTACATGAACACCATCCACGGTGCAGATGCCATCGGAACCCTGCTGGATATGAACCTTACCTTTTTTCCGATTGACAAGGAAGAGGAAATTGAAAACGGCTTGATCTCTGCCCTGGAGCAGGGTGTCCAGGTGATTATCGGTGACGTGATTTCGACTTCGATTGCCACGCGGCTGGGCTTGCAGGCGATCCTCATCACCTCGGGAAAAGAAGCCGTGATGGAGTCGATTATGGAAGCGATCCATATGGCCTACTACACGCGTCGCGAAAAAGAAGCGCGGAAACGGATGGAAGCGGTGATCCAGTGCTTTCCGGAGGGCATCGTCGCTGTAGATGAAAAGGGACGCGTGATTGCCTTTAACCAGCTGGCCGAAGAGCTGTTCAGAGTGAAAAAAGAGTTTGCGCTGGACAAGCCGGTCGGGCAGCTTCATCCACTGCTGAGCCTGGACCATGTCTTGAAGACAGGGGAGTCCGCAAGCGAGGAAGTCGTGTCGCTAAACAGTGAAAAAGTTTTGCTGTCCAAGCAGCCGCTGCTGGTTGAGGAGCGGGCAGAAGGCGGTATCGCGATCATCTCCACAGCCAGCCGGATTCAAAGAGCGGAGTCGCGGATTCGCCAATCGATTACCGGCTATGAGCAGCGGGCCACCATGCATTTCAACCAGTTGGTGGCCGGATCAGCCAAGATGCAGGATACGCTGAAAATTGCCACGCAAGCAAGTCAAACCGATCTTCCAGTCCTGATTTACGGAGAGCCCGGAACAGGCAAGCAAAGCTTTGCCCAAGCGATCCACAACGCAGGGGCGAGAAAGGACTTTCCGTTTGTTTTCATCAATTGTGAAGCGTACAGCGAGGAGCAATTGTCCCTGGAGCTGTTCGGAAGCGAAGGAGGACGGGTTAAGCGGGGAGTGTTTGAACTGGCACATGGCGGCACCCTCTTTATCGACGCCGTCGGCAAAATGCCGCTTTCCGTCCAGGCCATGGTATTTAATGTCCTGCAGGAGAAAAAGGTGAGCAGGCTAAACAGCACCTCACCTATTTCTCTCGATGTTCGGATTATTTGTGCAAATGCTTGGAACTTGAAGAGCTGCATCGAAGAAGGAGAATTTCGCGAGGATTTGTTTCATTTGATTAATGGATTCTCCTTTGCCATCCCGCCGCTGCGCGAGAGAAAGGAAGACATCGTTGATCTGGTTCGCTGGTTTATCGCCTCGTTCAACTCCCGATCAGGCAAACAGATCGTCGGGATGCGCCCTGAAGCACTGGCGATTTTCGAGCGTGCGGATTGGCATGGCAATATTCAGGAGTTGAAGTCGACCGTAGAGAAGCTGTGCTTGACGGCTACGGGTCCTTTTATTACGAAAGCAGAGGTCGAGCAGGTTGTCAGTGAACTGGGGAGAGCAGAAGCTGCCTCCATGCCCATATACGGAGGCATTGACATCAGCGGCAAGACACTGGAAGAGATCGAACGGGACATCATTTGGCGAGTGTTGGAGGAAGAGGGACAGAATCAATCCGAGGCAGCAAGACGACTGGGGATTAATCGGTCCACACTCTGGAGAAAAATAAAACAAACACCGAATCAGTAG
- a CDS encoding four-carbon acid sugar kinase family protein — MARIVVIADDLTGANDSGVQFAKKGFHTVSLFHPAEQEGGQAADVWIINAETRSLDPETAYAESKALADAVDLSHFSCVYKKIDSTLRGNVGVEINAMLDSYPFDVVAFIPAYPGNKRITIGGYHLINQVLLEDTEIARDPKSPVKESHLPTLLSVQTGREVSHIDVKAIRRGRDELTAEIRSQHAAGSHLIVFDAADQLDLQRATEALLASGLRILWVGSAGLALALSNEFVNQYEIQPVQSVETAGITAGDLPVFVIAGSVSAITAQQIEELSAHKEFHIVTANPLALLQEETTDLEQKRVEDEILKCIDDKRSPVLVTDSSDSMRQAVLQWMESTGTSGLEVGNAIADHLGALGKRVLGKRGLKGFVLTGGDIAYRTCLHLGVEALQIISEVEEGIPLAVIIGGLADKLPVVTKAGAFGNRFSLLRAVEKIYNTQTIRGGNQA, encoded by the coding sequence TTGGCTAGGATAGTAGTAATTGCTGACGATTTAACTGGTGCAAATGATTCTGGTGTACAGTTTGCCAAAAAAGGCTTCCATACTGTCTCTTTGTTTCATCCAGCAGAGCAAGAAGGTGGACAAGCAGCAGACGTTTGGATCATCAATGCGGAAACCAGGTCGCTTGATCCGGAAACAGCATATGCAGAGAGTAAAGCACTGGCAGATGCAGTCGATCTGTCCCATTTTTCCTGCGTATACAAGAAAATCGACTCAACCCTGCGCGGCAATGTAGGGGTAGAAATCAACGCAATGCTGGACAGTTACCCGTTTGATGTGGTTGCCTTCATACCTGCGTATCCGGGAAACAAACGGATTACGATCGGGGGATATCATCTGATCAACCAGGTGTTGTTGGAGGATACGGAGATTGCTCGCGATCCGAAATCGCCCGTCAAAGAATCTCATCTGCCAACACTCCTGAGTGTCCAAACGGGCCGGGAAGTCAGTCATATTGATGTAAAAGCGATTCGCCGCGGACGCGACGAGCTGACCGCCGAGATTCGGAGTCAGCACGCAGCGGGATCGCACTTGATTGTGTTTGACGCTGCTGACCAGTTGGACTTGCAAAGAGCGACGGAAGCGCTTCTCGCTTCAGGGTTGCGGATTTTGTGGGTCGGTTCAGCCGGACTCGCACTTGCCTTATCCAATGAATTCGTTAATCAGTACGAAATTCAGCCTGTTCAATCTGTAGAGACAGCCGGGATCACAGCGGGTGATCTGCCCGTTTTTGTTATTGCTGGTAGTGTAAGCGCTATTACTGCCCAACAGATTGAAGAGCTGAGTGCACATAAGGAGTTTCATATCGTCACCGCCAATCCATTGGCTCTTCTGCAAGAGGAGACAACCGATCTGGAGCAAAAACGCGTCGAAGATGAAATTCTGAAGTGTATTGACGACAAACGTTCACCGGTTCTGGTTACAGATTCTTCTGATTCCATGAGACAAGCTGTGCTCCAATGGATGGAATCCACAGGCACAAGCGGCTTGGAAGTAGGAAATGCAATCGCGGATCACCTGGGCGCTCTGGGAAAAAGAGTGCTGGGCAAACGCGGGCTGAAGGGATTTGTACTGACAGGTGGCGATATCGCTTACCGCACATGTCTGCATCTCGGTGTGGAAGCGCTGCAAATCATCAGTGAAGTGGAAGAAGGAATTCCGCTTGCCGTGATTATCGGCGGTTTGGCGGACAAGCTTCCCGTGGTGACCAAAGCGGGGGCTTTTGGGAATCGTTTTTCATTGCTGCGTGCAGTGGAAAAAATATACAATACCCAGACGATAAGAGGGGGAAATCAAGCATGA
- a CDS encoding TRAP transporter substrate-binding protein: MKKLLSTLVVSTMVLLTACGGGGGEQGKPAANGNDGAQEADGKSILLRVGHTLADTSHYEKGMEKFAELVESKTNGAVKIKSFPNGSLGGERDMIEGLSVGSIDMVLTSTGPMSGFVPEVTVVDLPFLFRDASHAHKVLDGEIGLDLRKKVEDTMGVKALAWWENGYRHVTNNSHPVNKPEDLKGFKIRTMENDIHMDSFKAMGAQPTPMAFTELFTALQQGTIDAEENPIPIIMTSRFYEVQKHMTLTRHFYSPSLLMMATAKYDALTPEQQKAIEEAAMEAGQYERNVVADMEKEYLGELKNHGMEIVENPDLQPFVDAVKPVYEKYEPKFGKDLIEKIRNTQ, encoded by the coding sequence ATGAAAAAACTGTTGAGTACACTCGTTGTTTCAACGATGGTTCTCTTGACCGCATGTGGTGGCGGAGGAGGAGAACAGGGAAAACCGGCAGCGAATGGTAATGACGGCGCTCAAGAAGCAGATGGCAAATCGATTTTGCTGCGCGTTGGCCACACACTGGCTGACACGTCCCATTATGAAAAGGGTATGGAAAAGTTCGCTGAGTTGGTAGAAAGCAAAACCAACGGCGCTGTAAAAATTAAGTCCTTCCCGAACGGTTCTTTGGGCGGTGAGCGGGATATGATCGAAGGTCTGAGCGTAGGCTCCATCGACATGGTTCTCACTTCAACTGGTCCCATGAGCGGATTTGTTCCGGAGGTTACCGTTGTTGACCTGCCATTCTTGTTCCGTGATGCAAGCCACGCACACAAAGTGCTCGACGGCGAAATCGGTCTGGATCTGCGCAAAAAAGTGGAAGATACCATGGGTGTCAAAGCTCTTGCTTGGTGGGAAAATGGATACCGCCATGTGACCAACAATTCTCATCCAGTGAACAAACCGGAAGATCTGAAAGGCTTCAAGATTCGTACCATGGAAAATGATATCCACATGGATTCCTTCAAGGCAATGGGGGCGCAGCCGACACCGATGGCGTTTACCGAGCTGTTTACTGCACTGCAGCAAGGCACGATTGACGCAGAAGAGAACCCGATTCCAATCATCATGACCTCTCGTTTCTACGAGGTGCAGAAGCATATGACGTTGACTCGCCATTTCTATTCCCCATCTTTGCTGATGATGGCTACTGCAAAATACGATGCTTTGACACCAGAACAGCAAAAAGCAATCGAAGAAGCTGCGATGGAAGCTGGCCAATACGAGCGTAATGTCGTTGCTGACATGGAGAAAGAATACCTCGGTGAGCTGAAGAATCACGGTATGGAGATCGTCGAAAACCCTGATTTGCAGCCGTTCGTTGATGCTGTAAAACCTGTTTACGAAAAATATGAGCCGAAATTCGGTAAAGACCTGATTGAGAAAATTCGCAACACTCAATAA
- a CDS encoding TRAP transporter small permease, with protein sequence MQGIVKAIDGVNKILRYAIALLLAVMTALIVYQVLARLMSSYINMDIPRWTEEVARYGMIWLVLIGTALAVRYSALIGVEAIAERLPENLQKWLRIAVILVSMVFFLVLIVYGFQMLGHVGKQLSPGLKISMTVPYAALPVGGVFMFLNSIAVLIEVITGKMNREFFKGAE encoded by the coding sequence TTGCAGGGAATCGTAAAAGCAATTGATGGGGTAAACAAGATTTTGCGTTATGCAATTGCATTGCTCCTCGCTGTGATGACGGCGTTGATCGTCTATCAGGTGTTGGCGCGCTTAATGAGCAGCTATATCAATATGGATATTCCTCGCTGGACGGAGGAAGTGGCTCGCTATGGAATGATTTGGCTTGTACTGATTGGTACAGCGCTAGCGGTTCGTTACAGTGCTCTGATTGGAGTGGAGGCGATCGCTGAAAGATTGCCAGAGAATCTGCAAAAGTGGCTCCGAATCGCTGTTATCTTGGTTTCGATGGTCTTTTTCCTTGTCTTAATTGTTTACGGTTTTCAAATGCTTGGCCATGTTGGAAAGCAGCTTTCCCCCGGTTTAAAAATATCGATGACCGTTCCTTACGCAGCATTGCCCGTGGGCGGCGTGTTCATGTTTCTAAATTCGATTGCGGTTCTGATCGAAGTGATCACAGGCAAGATGAACCGTGAATTCTTCAAAGGAGCTGAATAA
- a CDS encoding TRAP transporter large permease, whose protein sequence is MAAVMMISLLVLLLLSVPVALSIGLASTIAFMSDGTMPLIVLVQRMFAALDSFPLMAIPFFILAGSLMESGGISRRLVNFANSLAGGMTGGLAIVTVVTAMFFSAISGSSAATTAAIGSILIPAMVKKGYDIRFAGATQAVSGELGVIIPPSIPMILFGISAGVSIGDLFIAGFLPGIMIAGSLMIVCWYISKKRGYRGESGITWAVRWKTFKEALLALLMPIIILGGIYGGFFTPTEAAVVAVLYAFIVGVFIYREVKWKELFEIFSKSAITTSIIMIIISAAGMFGWILTREQVPQKIAASFTAFSDNPIIFLALINVLLLFVGMFFETSASIIILAPLLTPIAIQLGIDPVHFGMIMIVNLAMGMITPPVGVNLFVACQIAGIKLEEITKALIPFFIVLILDILIITYVPAISTWLPSLMK, encoded by the coding sequence ATGGCAGCAGTCATGATGATCTCGCTACTGGTATTGCTCCTGCTGAGCGTACCTGTTGCTCTGTCAATCGGTTTGGCTTCGACGATCGCTTTCATGAGCGATGGAACCATGCCGCTTATCGTTTTGGTTCAGCGGATGTTCGCTGCGCTCGATTCCTTTCCGCTGATGGCCATCCCATTCTTTATTCTGGCTGGTTCTCTTATGGAATCAGGGGGCATTTCCCGCCGGTTGGTCAACTTTGCCAACTCGCTGGCAGGAGGAATGACGGGTGGATTGGCTATTGTGACGGTTGTCACGGCTATGTTTTTCTCTGCCATTTCCGGTTCCAGTGCAGCGACGACGGCTGCCATCGGTTCCATCCTGATCCCTGCTATGGTGAAGAAGGGTTATGACATCCGCTTTGCTGGTGCAACCCAAGCTGTTTCCGGAGAGCTGGGGGTCATCATTCCTCCGTCGATCCCGATGATTTTGTTCGGTATTTCTGCTGGTGTTTCGATCGGAGACTTGTTTATCGCTGGATTCCTGCCAGGAATCATGATCGCCGGTTCACTGATGATAGTGTGCTGGTACATTTCCAAAAAGCGTGGTTACCGTGGAGAGAGTGGCATTACGTGGGCTGTTCGCTGGAAGACCTTCAAGGAAGCGTTGCTTGCCTTGCTGATGCCGATTATCATTCTGGGCGGGATTTACGGCGGTTTCTTTACACCGACAGAGGCCGCAGTTGTGGCTGTATTGTATGCTTTTATTGTAGGTGTTTTTATCTATCGCGAAGTAAAATGGAAAGAACTATTTGAGATTTTTTCCAAATCAGCGATTACCACTTCGATTATCATGATTATCATTTCCGCAGCCGGGATGTTCGGTTGGATCTTGACGCGAGAGCAGGTACCGCAAAAAATTGCTGCCAGCTTTACCGCGTTTTCCGACAACCCGATTATCTTCCTGGCACTTATCAACGTGCTCCTGTTGTTTGTCGGCATGTTCTTTGAAACATCTGCGTCGATCATTATTTTGGCTCCGCTGCTGACGCCGATTGCCATTCAGCTTGGGATCGATCCCGTCCACTTTGGGATGATCATGATCGTGAACCTGGCGATGGGAATGATCACTCCGCCGGTAGGTGTGAATCTGTTTGTAGCCTGCCAGATCGCGGGGATCAAGCTCGAGGAGATTACGAAGGCGCTCATTCCGTTCTTTATCGTATTGATTCTCGACATTTTGATTATCACGTATGTTCCGGCGATTTCCACCTGGTTGCCAAGCCTTATGAAATAA
- a CDS encoding nickel pincer cofactor-dependent isomerase, group 22, with product MNFPKMIKIRQNFTGPAISDIDAAVSEQLARVGLAEKIKPGMKIAITAGSRGIANIHLIIRATVRELKKMGAEPYIVPTMGSHGGATAAGQVEVLESLGVTEAFCEAPVRSSMDVEQIGQTEEGMPVYVDKHALAADGIILMGRVKVHTDFKSPIGIESGLMKMAAIGLGKHKQALLIHSYGVAGIRDIMPKVARVMLANTKILCGVAIVENAFEQTAIIEAIPTAEIEARERELLAESAALMPKLPVEDIDILFVDEVGKNYSGTGMDTNIIGRLRIQGTPEPASPRIKYIIASDLSEASHGNGLGIGLADLTTQRFFDKLDKKAMNENVITSTFLARASIPIVLENDKAAFAAALRANWGVDTEKARIMRIPNTLHLEYLYVSEALLPEVAALPYVEVVGELEEMAFDEQGYLPKMMSH from the coding sequence ATGAACTTTCCAAAAATGATTAAAATCAGACAGAACTTCACGGGTCCGGCGATTTCAGACATCGACGCGGCGGTAAGCGAGCAGCTTGCCCGCGTCGGGTTGGCTGAAAAAATCAAACCAGGAATGAAGATCGCTATTACTGCAGGAAGCCGAGGCATCGCCAATATTCATCTGATCATCCGCGCAACGGTACGGGAACTGAAGAAAATGGGCGCAGAGCCATACATCGTGCCGACGATGGGCAGTCACGGCGGCGCTACCGCAGCAGGGCAAGTAGAAGTGCTGGAAAGCTTGGGAGTTACCGAGGCCTTTTGCGAAGCTCCGGTCCGTTCTTCGATGGATGTAGAGCAGATCGGGCAAACCGAAGAGGGGATGCCCGTTTATGTGGACAAACATGCTTTGGCCGCAGATGGCATCATTCTTATGGGACGCGTCAAGGTGCATACCGATTTCAAATCGCCCATCGGCATCGAGAGCGGTCTCATGAAAATGGCGGCAATCGGGCTTGGCAAGCATAAACAAGCCCTGTTGATTCATAGCTATGGCGTAGCTGGCATCCGCGACATCATGCCAAAAGTGGCCCGCGTCATGCTGGCCAACACCAAGATTCTCTGCGGCGTGGCGATTGTGGAAAATGCCTTTGAGCAAACCGCGATTATTGAAGCGATCCCGACGGCCGAGATCGAAGCACGCGAAAGGGAGCTACTGGCGGAATCCGCAGCCTTGATGCCCAAGCTTCCTGTAGAAGATATCGATATTCTGTTCGTCGATGAAGTGGGCAAGAACTACAGCGGCACGGGAATGGACACTAACATCATCGGTCGATTGCGCATCCAGGGGACGCCTGAACCGGCTTCTCCGCGCATCAAATACATCATTGCCAGCGATCTGTCCGAAGCATCACACGGCAACGGACTGGGCATCGGTTTGGCCGATCTGACGACACAGCGCTTTTTTGACAAGCTGGATAAAAAGGCGATGAACGAAAATGTAATCACCAGTACTTTCCTGGCGAGAGCAAGCATTCCAATCGTGCTGGAGAACGACAAGGCAGCGTTTGCGGCTGCGCTTCGTGCCAATTGGGGTGTGGATACAGAGAAAGCGCGCATCATGAGAATCCCTAACACCCTTCATCTGGAGTATCTGTATGTCTCCGAAGCGCTGCTTCCGGAAGTGGCAGCCCTACCCTATGTGGAAGTAGTCGGCGAGCTGGAAGAGATGGCTTTTGATGAGCAGGGGTACCTGCCGAAAATGATGTCTCATTGA
- a CDS encoding aldehyde dehydrogenase family protein → MQEQKEKVTAVYGNYINGEWQVKDDTFAVMNKYTGEEFARVSKASREDVNEAVTNALHTFRTKKLSPVQRYDILKRAAEIIQERKEELALIMVAEVGKVIKDARAEIDRGIQTLIASAEEAKRIAGQGVPLGQPGNDNKMAFTVRVPVGVIGAITPFNFPFNLTVHKVGPAIAAGNTVVLKPAEMTPIIALKLAEILAEAGLPAGFLNVVNGFGQETGQYLLEDDRIAMFTFTGSPGVGRHIKSTTGIRRVTLELGNNSPNIVHRDAPDLDKAAELCVTRGFSNAGQACISVQRVYVHRDVYEAFVERAVKTAQSIKVGDPTDPVSDVGPMISEKEAKRAEAWIQEALEQGAKVACGGKREGSVLYPTVMVDVTPEMKVVCQEVFAPVISIIPFDDIDAAFQQANDSRLGLQVGLFTSNLQLAMRAIHELEFGGVIINDVSTFRADVMPYGGVKDSGIGKEGPRWAVEEMTEERIVVISLT, encoded by the coding sequence ATGCAAGAGCAAAAAGAGAAGGTTACCGCTGTGTACGGAAATTACATCAATGGAGAATGGCAGGTCAAGGACGATACGTTTGCCGTCATGAACAAGTATACGGGCGAAGAGTTCGCCCGTGTCAGCAAAGCGTCGAGGGAAGATGTAAACGAGGCCGTGACCAATGCCCTCCACACCTTCCGCACGAAAAAACTGAGCCCTGTACAGCGCTATGATATTCTGAAGCGTGCTGCTGAGATCATTCAGGAGCGCAAGGAAGAACTAGCGCTGATTATGGTGGCGGAAGTCGGCAAGGTAATCAAGGATGCTCGTGCAGAGATTGACCGCGGCATCCAGACGCTGATTGCTTCTGCAGAAGAAGCGAAGCGCATCGCGGGCCAAGGTGTGCCGCTCGGTCAGCCGGGCAATGACAACAAGATGGCCTTTACTGTGCGTGTACCGGTCGGTGTTATTGGCGCCATTACGCCGTTCAACTTCCCATTTAACCTGACCGTGCATAAAGTGGGGCCGGCGATCGCTGCGGGTAATACCGTCGTGCTGAAGCCAGCTGAAATGACTCCCATCATCGCCTTGAAACTGGCAGAAATTCTGGCAGAAGCCGGTCTTCCAGCAGGCTTTTTGAATGTGGTAAACGGTTTTGGTCAGGAGACAGGCCAATATCTGCTGGAAGACGACCGTATCGCCATGTTTACGTTTACGGGCAGTCCCGGTGTGGGCCGTCACATTAAAAGCACCACCGGCATCCGCCGGGTCACGCTGGAGCTGGGCAACAACTCTCCCAATATCGTACACCGCGATGCGCCTGATCTGGACAAGGCTGCCGAGCTGTGTGTAACGCGCGGTTTCTCTAACGCCGGCCAAGCGTGCATCTCGGTGCAGCGCGTCTATGTACATCGCGATGTGTATGAAGCGTTTGTCGAGCGTGCAGTCAAAACGGCACAATCCATCAAGGTAGGCGACCCGACCGATCCAGTTTCAGATGTCGGCCCGATGATCTCCGAGAAAGAAGCGAAACGTGCGGAAGCATGGATTCAAGAAGCGCTGGAGCAAGGTGCTAAAGTGGCATGCGGCGGCAAACGAGAAGGCTCTGTTCTCTATCCGACGGTGATGGTCGATGTGACGCCGGAGATGAAAGTCGTTTGTCAGGAGGTTTTTGCCCCTGTCATCAGCATCATTCCGTTTGACGATATCGACGCGGCATTCCAGCAGGCTAACGATAGCCGCCTCGGCCTGCAGGTTGGCTTGTTTACATCCAATCTGCAATTGGCGATGCGCGCGATTCATGAATTGGAGTTCGGCGGCGTTATCATCAATGATGTTTCCACATTCCGGGCTGACGTGATGCCGTACGGTGGAGTGAAAGACAGCGGAATCGGCAAGGAAGGCCCTCGCTGGGCTGTGGAGGAAATGACAGAAGAGCGTATCGTTGTGATTTCGCTGACATAA